From Camelus ferus isolate YT-003-E chromosome 18, BCGSAC_Cfer_1.0, whole genome shotgun sequence, one genomic window encodes:
- the CPSF4 gene encoding cleavage and polyadenylation specificity factor subunit 4 isoform X1: MQEIIASVDHIKFDLEIAVEQQLGAQPLPFPGMDKSGAAVCEFFLKAACGKGGMCPFRHISGEKTVVCKHWLRGLCKKGDQCEFLHEYDMTKMPECYFYSKFGECSNKECPFLHIDPESKIKDCPWYDRGFCKHGPLCRHRHTRRVICVNYLVGFCPEGPSCKFMHPRFELPMGTTEQPPLPQQTQPPAKQSNNPPLQRSSSLIQLTSQNSSPNQQRAPQVIGVMQSQNSSAGNRGPRPLEQVTCYKVSPGAGGQGGVFTVSSHSLTPQRVS, encoded by the exons atgcAGGAAATCATCGCCAGCGTGGACCACATCAAGTTCGACTTGGAGATCGCGGTGGAGCAGCAGCTCGGGGCGCAGCCGCTGCCCTTCCCCGGCATGGACA aGTCGGGGGCTGCTGTCTGTGAGTTCTTTTTGAAGGCTGCCTGTGGCAAAG ggggcatgTGCCCGTTCCGCCACATCAGCGGCGAGAAGACCGTTGTGTGCAAACACTGGCTGCGGGGGCTGTGCAAGAAGGGGGACCAGTGCGAGTTCCTGCACGAGTACGACATGACCAAGATGCCCGAGTGCTACTTCTACTCCAAGTTTG GGGAGTGCAGCAACAAGGAGTGTCCCTTCCTGCACATTGACCccgagtccaagatcaaggactGTCCTTGGTACGACCGTGGCTTCTGCAAGCACG GCCCCCTGTGCAGGCACCGGCACACGCGGAGAGTCATCTGTGTGAATTACCTCGTGGGCTTCTGCCCGGAGGGGCCCTCGTGTAAATTTATGCA CCCTCGATTTGAACTGCCGATGGGAACCACCGAGCAGCCCCCACTGCCACAGCAGACGCAGCCACCCGCAAAG CAAAGTAACAATCCGCCATTACAAAGGTCGTCCTCCTTGATCCAGTTAACGAGTCAGAACTCTTCTCCCAATCAGCAGAGAGCCCCGCAGGTCATCGGGGTCATGCAGAGTCAAAACAGCAGCGCAGGCAACCGGGGACCCCGGCCGCTGGAGCAGGTCACCTGTTACAAGGTGAGTcccggggctggagggcagggcgggGTCTTCACAGTCAGCAGCCATTCCCTCACTCCCCAGAGAGTTAGCTAA
- the CPSF4 gene encoding cleavage and polyadenylation specificity factor subunit 4 isoform X5: protein MQEIIASVDHIKFDLEIAVEQQLGAQPLPFPGMDKSGAAVCEFFLKAACGKGGMCPFRHISGEKTVVCKHWLRGLCKKGDQCEFLHEYDMTKMPECYFYSKFGECSNKECPFLHIDPESKIKDCPWYDRGFCKHGPLCRHRHTRRVICVNYLVGFCPEGPSCKFMHPRFELPMGTTEQPPLPQQTQPPAKQRAPQVIGVMQSQNSSAGNRGPRPLEQVTCYKCGEKGHYANRCTKGHLAFLSGQ, encoded by the exons atgcAGGAAATCATCGCCAGCGTGGACCACATCAAGTTCGACTTGGAGATCGCGGTGGAGCAGCAGCTCGGGGCGCAGCCGCTGCCCTTCCCCGGCATGGACA aGTCGGGGGCTGCTGTCTGTGAGTTCTTTTTGAAGGCTGCCTGTGGCAAAG ggggcatgTGCCCGTTCCGCCACATCAGCGGCGAGAAGACCGTTGTGTGCAAACACTGGCTGCGGGGGCTGTGCAAGAAGGGGGACCAGTGCGAGTTCCTGCACGAGTACGACATGACCAAGATGCCCGAGTGCTACTTCTACTCCAAGTTTG GGGAGTGCAGCAACAAGGAGTGTCCCTTCCTGCACATTGACCccgagtccaagatcaaggactGTCCTTGGTACGACCGTGGCTTCTGCAAGCACG GCCCCCTGTGCAGGCACCGGCACACGCGGAGAGTCATCTGTGTGAATTACCTCGTGGGCTTCTGCCCGGAGGGGCCCTCGTGTAAATTTATGCA CCCTCGATTTGAACTGCCGATGGGAACCACCGAGCAGCCCCCACTGCCACAGCAGACGCAGCCACCCGCAAAG CAGAGAGCCCCGCAGGTCATCGGGGTCATGCAGAGTCAAAACAGCAGCGCAGGCAACCGGGGACCCCGGCCGCTGGAGCAGGTCACCTGTTACAAG TGTGGTGAAAAAGGACACTACGCCAACAGATGCACCAAAGGGCACTTGGCCTTTCTCAGTGGACAGTGA
- the CPSF4 gene encoding cleavage and polyadenylation specificity factor subunit 4 isoform X2 encodes MQEIIASVDHIKFDLEIAVEQQLGAQPLPFPGMDKSGAAVCEFFLKAACGKGGMCPFRHISGEKTVVCKHWLRGLCKKGDQCEFLHEYDMTKMPECYFYSKFGECSNKECPFLHIDPESKIKDCPWYDRGFCKHGPLCRHRHTRRVICVNYLVGFCPEGPSCKFMHPRFELPMGTTEQPPLPQQTQPPAKQSNNPPLQRSSSLIQLTSQNSSPNQQRAPQVIGVMQSQNSSAGNRGPRPLEQVTCYKCGEKGHYANRCTKGHLAFLSGQ; translated from the exons atgcAGGAAATCATCGCCAGCGTGGACCACATCAAGTTCGACTTGGAGATCGCGGTGGAGCAGCAGCTCGGGGCGCAGCCGCTGCCCTTCCCCGGCATGGACA aGTCGGGGGCTGCTGTCTGTGAGTTCTTTTTGAAGGCTGCCTGTGGCAAAG ggggcatgTGCCCGTTCCGCCACATCAGCGGCGAGAAGACCGTTGTGTGCAAACACTGGCTGCGGGGGCTGTGCAAGAAGGGGGACCAGTGCGAGTTCCTGCACGAGTACGACATGACCAAGATGCCCGAGTGCTACTTCTACTCCAAGTTTG GGGAGTGCAGCAACAAGGAGTGTCCCTTCCTGCACATTGACCccgagtccaagatcaaggactGTCCTTGGTACGACCGTGGCTTCTGCAAGCACG GCCCCCTGTGCAGGCACCGGCACACGCGGAGAGTCATCTGTGTGAATTACCTCGTGGGCTTCTGCCCGGAGGGGCCCTCGTGTAAATTTATGCA CCCTCGATTTGAACTGCCGATGGGAACCACCGAGCAGCCCCCACTGCCACAGCAGACGCAGCCACCCGCAAAG CAAAGTAACAATCCGCCATTACAAAGGTCGTCCTCCTTGATCCAGTTAACGAGTCAGAACTCTTCTCCCAATCAGCAGAGAGCCCCGCAGGTCATCGGGGTCATGCAGAGTCAAAACAGCAGCGCAGGCAACCGGGGACCCCGGCCGCTGGAGCAGGTCACCTGTTACAAG TGTGGTGAAAAAGGACACTACGCCAACAGATGCACCAAAGGGCACTTGGCCTTTCTCAGTGGACAGTGA
- the CPSF4 gene encoding cleavage and polyadenylation specificity factor subunit 4 isoform X6, whose product MQEIIASVDHIKFDLEIAVEQQLGAQPLPFPGMDKSGAAVCEFFLKAACGKGGMCPFRHISGEKTVVCKHWLRGLCKKGDQCEFLHEYDMTKMPECYFYSKFGECSNKECPFLHIDPESKIKDCPWYDRGFCKHGPLCRHRHTRRVICVNYLVGFCPEGPSCKFMHPRFELPMGTTEQPPLPQQTQPPAKRAPQVIGVMQSQNSSAGNRGPRPLEQVTCYKCGEKGHYANRCTKGHLAFLSGQ is encoded by the exons atgcAGGAAATCATCGCCAGCGTGGACCACATCAAGTTCGACTTGGAGATCGCGGTGGAGCAGCAGCTCGGGGCGCAGCCGCTGCCCTTCCCCGGCATGGACA aGTCGGGGGCTGCTGTCTGTGAGTTCTTTTTGAAGGCTGCCTGTGGCAAAG ggggcatgTGCCCGTTCCGCCACATCAGCGGCGAGAAGACCGTTGTGTGCAAACACTGGCTGCGGGGGCTGTGCAAGAAGGGGGACCAGTGCGAGTTCCTGCACGAGTACGACATGACCAAGATGCCCGAGTGCTACTTCTACTCCAAGTTTG GGGAGTGCAGCAACAAGGAGTGTCCCTTCCTGCACATTGACCccgagtccaagatcaaggactGTCCTTGGTACGACCGTGGCTTCTGCAAGCACG GCCCCCTGTGCAGGCACCGGCACACGCGGAGAGTCATCTGTGTGAATTACCTCGTGGGCTTCTGCCCGGAGGGGCCCTCGTGTAAATTTATGCA CCCTCGATTTGAACTGCCGATGGGAACCACCGAGCAGCCCCCACTGCCACAGCAGACGCAGCCACCCGCAAAG AGAGCCCCGCAGGTCATCGGGGTCATGCAGAGTCAAAACAGCAGCGCAGGCAACCGGGGACCCCGGCCGCTGGAGCAGGTCACCTGTTACAAG TGTGGTGAAAAAGGACACTACGCCAACAGATGCACCAAAGGGCACTTGGCCTTTCTCAGTGGACAGTGA
- the PTCD1 gene encoding pentatricopeptide repeat-containing protein 1, mitochondrial isoform X2, with product MDLLRLTWLFSGPRPLALSILQHLDPLGARWAGGREGPARLRATGLIRPVPAAFSSSLSQLSLGQGSQNTGSLSKKPSQPSPTATQEEEVEESFGTLSDKYSSRRMFHKSTAQLYNLRLREQSIEDEEGELEPKLWRGRRNTPYWYFLQCRRLIKEGKLVEAMDLFERQMLKEEQLQPLECNYTVLIGGCGRAGYLKKAFRLYNDMKKRDLEPSDATYTALFNVCAESPWKDSALQSALKLRQQLRARNYQLNLKTYHALLKVAAMCADLRMCLDVFKEIVQKGHVVTEETFSYLLMGCIQDKETGFRRALQVWRQMLHLGLQPSRHSYNLLLGAARDCGLGDPEVAAAVLLRPRKDMALLQPLAGRQRAKRRARAGADSSTWARLLVEALERQLFWEPSQALEGSPEIQEAGAPSMAQPRVETKAEPDHRVALPSVAPEPPPWGLKANLLTMGAVPLAVVSFGTVTTPADRLALMGGLEGFLGKMAEHGLRPDIKTLTLLAEAVEPGSPAESSLLSVLDTHQVEADVTFFNTLMRKKSRRGDLEGAKALLPVLARRGIIPNLQTFCNLAIGCHRPADGLQLLADMKHPHQCGPEEAGLHLSYRHPEGHEAGQSPGE from the exons ATGGACCTCCTGAGACTCACCTGGCTCTTCTCCGGCCCCCGCCCCCTAGCACTGTCCATCCTACAGCACCTTGACCCTCTCGGAGCCAgatgggcaggaggcagggagggtccCGCCCGGCTGAGGGCCACAGGGCTGATTCGGCCAGTGCCAGCAGCCTTCAGCAGCTCCCTCTCTCAGCTGTCTCTTGGCCAGGGAAGCCAGAACACAGGCAGCCTCAGCAAGAAACcaagccagcccagccccacagccacccaggaggaagaggtggaggagagCTTTGGGACTCTCTCTGACAAATACTCCTCCCGGAGAATGTTCCACAAATCGACAGCCCAGTTGTATAACCTACGGCTCAGGGAACAGAGTATTGAAGATGAGGAAGGGGAGCTGGAGCCAAAGTTGTGGCGGGGCCGGAGAAACACCCCTTACTGGTACTTCCTTCAGTGCAGACGCCTGATCAAGGAAGGAAAG CTGGTTGAGGCCATGGACCTGTTTGAGAGACAGATGCTGAAGGAGGAGCAACTCCAGCCCCTTGAGTGCAACTACACGGTGCTGATCGGGGGCTGTGGGCGGGCCGGCTACCTGAAGAAGGCCTTCAGGCTCTACAATGAC ATGAAGAAGCGGGACCTGGAGCCCTCAGACGCCACCTATACAGCCCTGTTCAACGTCTGCGCTGAGTCTCCCTGGAAGGACTCAGCTCTGCAGAGCGCCCTGAAGCTACGGCAGCAGCTGCGGGCCAGAAACTACCAGCTCAACTTGAAAACATACCATGCCCTGCTGAAGGTGGCTGCCATGTGCGCAGACCTCAGAATGTGCCTGGATGTGTTTAAG GAAATCGTCCAGAAAGGGCATGTGGTCACTGAGGAGACCTTCAGTTACCTGCTAATGGGCTGCATCCAGGACAAGGAGACAGGCTTCCGACGTGCTCTGCAG GTGTGGAGGCAGATGCTGCATCTGGGGCTTCAGCCCAGCCGGCACAGCTACAACCTGCTGTTGGGGGCAGCTCGGGACTGCGGCCTGGGGGACCCGGAGGTGGCCGCGGCCGTGCttctgaggcccaggaaggatATGGCCCTGCTGCAGCCCCTGGCAGGCAGGCAGCGGGCAAAGAGGAGAGCCCGGGCCGGGGCGGACAGCAGCACATGGGCCAGGCTGCTCGTGGAGGCCCTGGAGAGGCAGCTGTTTTGGGAACCTTCTCAGGCACTTGAGGGGTCTCCGGAAATTCAGGAGGCTGGGGCCCCCAGCATGGCCCAACCTAGAGTGGAAACGAAGGCGGAGCCTGATCACAGGGTGGCCCTCCCCTCTGTGGCCCCAGAACCACCTCCTTGGGGGCTGAAGGCCAACCTCCTGACCATGGGGGCGGTCCCCTTGGCGGTGGTGTCCTTTGGGACCGTGACCACCCCAGCCGACAGACTGGCCTTGATGGGGGGCCTGGAGGGTTTCCTGGGCAAGATGGCGGAGCACGGGCTTCGGCCGGACATCAAGACCCTCACGCTGCTGGCTGAGGCGGTGGAGCCCGGGAGCCCCGCAGAGTCCTCACTGCTGAGCGTCCTGGACACGCACCAGGTGGAGGCTGACGTGACCTTCTTCAACACGCtgatgaggaagaagagcaggCGGGGTGATCTGGAGGGGGCGAAG GCCCTGCTGCCAGTCCTGGCAAGGAGAGGAATTATCCCCAACCTGCAGACGTTCTGCAACCTGGCCATCGGGTGCCACAGGCCAGCGGATGGTCTGCAGCTGCTCGCAGACATGAAG
- the ATP5MF gene encoding ATP synthase subunit f, mitochondrial, whose protein sequence is MASIVPLKEKRLLDVKLGELPSWILMRDFTPRGIAGAFQRGYYRYYNKYVNVKKGSVAGLSMVLAAYVLFNYCRCYKELKHERLRKYH, encoded by the exons ATGGCGTCAATTG TACCACTGAAGGAGAAGAGGCTCCTGGATGTCAAATTAGGGGAGCTGCCAAGCTGGATACTGATGCGGGATTTCACCCCTAGAGGCATTGCTGGAGCGTTTCAAAGAG GTTACTACCGGTATTACAACAAGTACGTCAACGTGAAGAAGGGGAGCGTCGCGGGGCTGTCCATGGTGCTGGCAGCTTACGTGCTCTTCAACTACTGCCGCTGTTACAAGGAGCTCA AACACGAGCGGCTGCGCAAGTACCACTGA
- the CPSF4 gene encoding cleavage and polyadenylation specificity factor subunit 4 isoform X3: MQEIIASVDHIKFDLEIAVEQQLGAQPLPFPGMDKSGAAVCEFFLKAACGKGGMCPFRHISGEKTVVCKHWLRGLCKKGDQCEFLHEYDMTKMPECYFYSKFGECSNKECPFLHIDPESKIKDCPWYDRGFCKHGPLCRHRHTRRVICVNYLVGFCPEGPSCKFMHPRFELPMGTTEQPPLPQQTQPPAKQRAPQVIGVMQSQNSSAGNRGPRPLEQVTCYKVSPGAGGQGGVFTVSSHSLTPQRVS; encoded by the exons atgcAGGAAATCATCGCCAGCGTGGACCACATCAAGTTCGACTTGGAGATCGCGGTGGAGCAGCAGCTCGGGGCGCAGCCGCTGCCCTTCCCCGGCATGGACA aGTCGGGGGCTGCTGTCTGTGAGTTCTTTTTGAAGGCTGCCTGTGGCAAAG ggggcatgTGCCCGTTCCGCCACATCAGCGGCGAGAAGACCGTTGTGTGCAAACACTGGCTGCGGGGGCTGTGCAAGAAGGGGGACCAGTGCGAGTTCCTGCACGAGTACGACATGACCAAGATGCCCGAGTGCTACTTCTACTCCAAGTTTG GGGAGTGCAGCAACAAGGAGTGTCCCTTCCTGCACATTGACCccgagtccaagatcaaggactGTCCTTGGTACGACCGTGGCTTCTGCAAGCACG GCCCCCTGTGCAGGCACCGGCACACGCGGAGAGTCATCTGTGTGAATTACCTCGTGGGCTTCTGCCCGGAGGGGCCCTCGTGTAAATTTATGCA CCCTCGATTTGAACTGCCGATGGGAACCACCGAGCAGCCCCCACTGCCACAGCAGACGCAGCCACCCGCAAAG CAGAGAGCCCCGCAGGTCATCGGGGTCATGCAGAGTCAAAACAGCAGCGCAGGCAACCGGGGACCCCGGCCGCTGGAGCAGGTCACCTGTTACAAGGTGAGTcccggggctggagggcagggcgggGTCTTCACAGTCAGCAGCCATTCCCTCACTCCCCAGAGAGTTAGCTAA
- the CPSF4 gene encoding cleavage and polyadenylation specificity factor subunit 4 isoform X7, translated as MCPFRHISGEKTVVCKHWLRGLCKKGDQCEFLHEYDMTKMPECYFYSKFGECSNKECPFLHIDPESKIKDCPWYDRGFCKHGPLCRHRHTRRVICVNYLVGFCPEGPSCKFMHPRFELPMGTTEQPPLPQQTQPPAKQSNNPPLQRSSSLIQLTSQNSSPNQQRAPQVIGVMQSQNSSAGNRGPRPLEQVTCYKVSPGAGGQGGVFTVSSHSLTPQRVS; from the exons atgTGCCCGTTCCGCCACATCAGCGGCGAGAAGACCGTTGTGTGCAAACACTGGCTGCGGGGGCTGTGCAAGAAGGGGGACCAGTGCGAGTTCCTGCACGAGTACGACATGACCAAGATGCCCGAGTGCTACTTCTACTCCAAGTTTG GGGAGTGCAGCAACAAGGAGTGTCCCTTCCTGCACATTGACCccgagtccaagatcaaggactGTCCTTGGTACGACCGTGGCTTCTGCAAGCACG GCCCCCTGTGCAGGCACCGGCACACGCGGAGAGTCATCTGTGTGAATTACCTCGTGGGCTTCTGCCCGGAGGGGCCCTCGTGTAAATTTATGCA CCCTCGATTTGAACTGCCGATGGGAACCACCGAGCAGCCCCCACTGCCACAGCAGACGCAGCCACCCGCAAAG CAAAGTAACAATCCGCCATTACAAAGGTCGTCCTCCTTGATCCAGTTAACGAGTCAGAACTCTTCTCCCAATCAGCAGAGAGCCCCGCAGGTCATCGGGGTCATGCAGAGTCAAAACAGCAGCGCAGGCAACCGGGGACCCCGGCCGCTGGAGCAGGTCACCTGTTACAAGGTGAGTcccggggctggagggcagggcgggGTCTTCACAGTCAGCAGCCATTCCCTCACTCCCCAGAGAGTTAGCTAA
- the CPSF4 gene encoding cleavage and polyadenylation specificity factor subunit 4 isoform X4: protein MQEIIASVDHIKFDLEIAVEQQLGAQPLPFPGMDKSGAAVCEFFLKAACGKGGMCPFRHISGEKTVVCKHWLRGLCKKGDQCEFLHEYDMTKMPECYFYSKFGECSNKECPFLHIDPESKIKDCPWYDRGFCKHGPLCRHRHTRRVICVNYLVGFCPEGPSCKFMHPRFELPMGTTEQPPLPQQTQPPAKRAPQVIGVMQSQNSSAGNRGPRPLEQVTCYKVSPGAGGQGGVFTVSSHSLTPQRVS, encoded by the exons atgcAGGAAATCATCGCCAGCGTGGACCACATCAAGTTCGACTTGGAGATCGCGGTGGAGCAGCAGCTCGGGGCGCAGCCGCTGCCCTTCCCCGGCATGGACA aGTCGGGGGCTGCTGTCTGTGAGTTCTTTTTGAAGGCTGCCTGTGGCAAAG ggggcatgTGCCCGTTCCGCCACATCAGCGGCGAGAAGACCGTTGTGTGCAAACACTGGCTGCGGGGGCTGTGCAAGAAGGGGGACCAGTGCGAGTTCCTGCACGAGTACGACATGACCAAGATGCCCGAGTGCTACTTCTACTCCAAGTTTG GGGAGTGCAGCAACAAGGAGTGTCCCTTCCTGCACATTGACCccgagtccaagatcaaggactGTCCTTGGTACGACCGTGGCTTCTGCAAGCACG GCCCCCTGTGCAGGCACCGGCACACGCGGAGAGTCATCTGTGTGAATTACCTCGTGGGCTTCTGCCCGGAGGGGCCCTCGTGTAAATTTATGCA CCCTCGATTTGAACTGCCGATGGGAACCACCGAGCAGCCCCCACTGCCACAGCAGACGCAGCCACCCGCAAAG AGAGCCCCGCAGGTCATCGGGGTCATGCAGAGTCAAAACAGCAGCGCAGGCAACCGGGGACCCCGGCCGCTGGAGCAGGTCACCTGTTACAAGGTGAGTcccggggctggagggcagggcgggGTCTTCACAGTCAGCAGCCATTCCCTCACTCCCCAGAGAGTTAGCTAA